A region from the Vulpes lagopus strain Blue_001 chromosome 5, ASM1834538v1, whole genome shotgun sequence genome encodes:
- the LOC121491744 gene encoding uncharacterized protein LOC121491744, with the protein MWRRGWRGRGGEEKQPIGTAGRGAARPEPVIPGLPITQRVANQRGPWCSTSLYLGKCGGGCALAAEERERERERGRERGRERESERGSESANEGAERAPAATPLRLGQRQRRRCTLRAVQRAHWSGLCIKDPLYAHTHLHLHQCTLLPPPPPDNCWEKNKTPAPTASNKRQPRAPAIATSEKCTIARSFPRTEQNLKRKDQRRRRRAGASLSSPHTRAASITTPSRTTKSFATPEENERNVFLRRRAASGRGEERSGCWAPAVWSRKKGAAAFFVVSRETSA; encoded by the exons ATGTGGCggagggggtggcgggggaggggcggagaggAGAAA CAACCAATCGGAACGGCCGGAAGGGGGGCCGCGCGCCCTGAGCCAGTCATTCCGGGCCTGCCAATCACCCAGCGGGTAGCCAATCAGCGGGGGCCCTGGTGCTCGACTTCCTTGTATTTGGGAAAGTGTGGTGGTGGGTGCGCGCTCGCGGCGGAGG agagagagagagagagggagagagggagagagagagggagggagagggaaagtgagCGAGGGAGCGAGAGCGCGAACGAGGGCGCAGAGCGAGCTCCCGCTGCAACTCCGCTCCGGCTCGGCCAGCGCCAGCGCCGTCGGTGCACCCTGCGAGCCGTGCAACGTGCCCACTGGAGTGGGTTGTGTATCAAGGATCCcctatatgcacacacacacctccacctccaccaatgcactcttcttcctcctcctcctccagacaactgctgggaaaaaaataaaacaccagccCCAACCGCCAGCAACAAG AGGCAACCAAGAGCTCCGGCAATAGCAACTTCAGAGAAATGCACCATCGCAAGAAGTTTTCCTAGGACAGAGCAAAACTTGAAACGCAAggaccagaggaggaggaggagagcaggaGCCAGCCTCTCCTCTCCGCACACGCGAGCAGCCAGCATCACCACGCCTTCAAGGACGACAAAAAGTTTTGCTACTCCGGAGGAAAACGAGAGAAATGTGTTCCTGAGGAGGAGAGCAGCGAGCGGGCGAGGCGAGGAGCGCTCCGGCTGCTGGGCCCCCGCGGTCTGGTCGAGGAAGAAAGGAGCGGCCGCTTTCTTTGTTGTCTCCCGTGAAACCTCCGCTTAG
- the POU3F3 gene encoding POU domain, class 3, transcription factor 3 encodes MATAASNPYLPGNSLLAAGSIVHSDAAGAGGGGGGGGGGGGGGAGGGGGGMQPGSAAVTSGAYRGDPASVKMVQSDFMQGAMAASNGGHMLSHAHQWVTALPHAAAAAAAAAAAAVEASSPWSGSAVGMAGSPQQPPQPPPPPPPQGPDVKGGSGRDDLHAGTALHHRGPPHLGPPPPPPHQGHPGGWGAAAAAAAAAAAAAAAAHLPSMAGGQQPPPQSLLYSQPGGFTVNGMLSAPPGPGGGGGGAGGGAQSLVHPGLVRGDTPELAEHHHHHHHHAHPHPPHPHHAQGPPHHGGGGAGPGLNSHDPHSDEDTPTSDDLEQFAKQFKQRRIKLGFTQADVGLALGTLYGNVFSQTTICRFEALQLSFKNMCKLKPLLNKWLEEADSSTGSPTSIDKIAAQGRKRKKRTSIEVSVKGALESHFLKCPKPSAQEITNLADSLQLEKEVVRVWFCNRRQKEKRMTPPGIQQQTPDDVYSQVGTVSADTPPPHHGLQTSVQ; translated from the coding sequence ATGGCCACGGCGGCTTCTAACCCCTACCTGCCGGGGAACAGCCTGCTGGCGGCCGGCTCCATCGTGCACTCGGACGCGGCGGgagccggcggcggcgggggcggcggcgggggcggcggcggcggcggcgcgggcggcggcgggggcggcatGCAGCCCGGCAGCGCCGCCGTGACCTCGGGCGCCTACCGGGGGGACCCGGCCTCCGTCAAGATGGTCCAGAGCGACTTCATGCAGGGGGCCATGGCCGCCAGCAACGGCGGCCATATGCTGAGCCACGCGCACCAGTGGGTCACGGCCCTGCcccacgccgccgccgccgccgccgccgccgccgccgccgccgtggaGGCGAGCTCGCCGTGGTCCGGCAGCGCCGTGGGCATGGCCGGCAGCCCCCAgcagccgccgcagccgccgccgccgccgccgccgcagggcCCCGACGTGAAGGGCGGCTCCGGGCGCGACGACCTGCACGCGGGCACCGCGCTGCACCACCGCGGGCCGCCGCAcctcgggccgccgccgccgcccccgcacCAGGGCCACCCGGGGGGCTggggcgccgccgccgcagccgccgccgccgccgccgccgccgccgccgccgcgcaccTCCCGTCCATGGCCGGGGGCCAGCAGCCGCCGCCCCAGAGCCTGCTGTACTCGCAGCCCGGGGGCTTCACGGTGAACGGCATGCTGAGCGCGCCCccgggcccgggcggcggcggcggcggcgcgggcggcggcgcccAGAGCCTGGTGCACCCGGGGCTGGTGCGCGGGGACACGCCCGAGCTGGCcgagcaccaccaccaccaccaccaccacgcgCACCCGCACCCGCCGCACCCGCACCACGCGCAGGGCCCCCCGCaccacggcggcggcggcgcggggcccggACTCAACAGCCACGACCCGCACTCGGACGAGGACACGCCGACGTCGGACGACCTGGAGCAGTTCGCCAAGCAGTTCAAGCAGCGGCGCATCAAGCTGGGCTTCACGCAGGCCGACGTGGGGCTGGCGCTGGGCACGCTGTACGGCAACGTGTTCTCGCAGACCACCATCTGCCGCTTCGAGGCCCTGCAGCTGAGCTTCAAGAACATGTGCAAGCTCAAGCCGCTGCTGAACAAGTGGCTGGAGGAGGCGGACTCGAGCACCGGCAGCCCCACGAGCATCGACAAGATCGCGGCGCAGGGCCGCAAGCGCAAGAAGCGGACCTCCATCGAGGTGAGCGTCAAGGGCGCGCTCGAGAGCCACTTCCTCAAGTGCCCCAAGCCCTCGGCGCAGGAGATCACCAACCTGGCCGACAGCCTGCAGCTCGAGAAGGAGGTGGTGCGGGTGTGGTTCTGCAACCGGCGCCAGAAGGAGAAGCGCATGACGCCGCCCGGCATCCAACAGCAGACGCCCGACGACGTGTACTCGCAGGTGGGCACCGTGAGCGCAGACACGCCGCCGCCGCACCACGGGCTGCAGACGAGCGTGCAGTGA